In a genomic window of Thiosocius teredinicola:
- a CDS encoding PEP-CTERM/exosortase system-associated acyltransferase, with protein MDLVSPYREYFSITMADTDELRKEVYKLRYEVYCRELGWEDPNSFPDGLEKDIYDDCSRHCLLKHKRTGVYAGTVRMVMTDRSPPNRPPVPMVEHCGDTLFDGPFRPDRLSVGSYGEISRLALHSEFRRRASEQLDPEGQGEQLFEWTQTERRRFPHIALGLYLGASAVGLAAGAEGVYAMMEPRLARHLRFAGIRFEQVGEPISFRGLRAPYYISRKALMRYLSRPLRRLLFAIADDMQLEV; from the coding sequence ATGGATCTTGTCTCGCCTTACCGCGAGTATTTTTCCATAACCATGGCAGATACCGACGAATTACGCAAAGAAGTTTATAAGTTGCGTTATGAGGTGTATTGCCGCGAACTTGGTTGGGAAGATCCAAACAGTTTCCCCGACGGGCTCGAAAAAGACATCTATGACGATTGCTCGCGGCACTGCCTGCTCAAACACAAAAGAACGGGGGTGTACGCCGGTACCGTGCGCATGGTGATGACGGACCGGTCGCCGCCCAACCGCCCGCCGGTCCCGATGGTCGAACACTGCGGAGACACCTTGTTCGACGGGCCGTTCCGGCCGGACCGCCTGAGCGTCGGTAGTTATGGAGAGATCTCGCGGCTGGCGCTCCATAGCGAGTTCCGCCGGCGTGCCTCAGAACAGCTCGACCCGGAAGGCCAGGGTGAACAATTGTTCGAATGGACGCAGACCGAACGACGCCGATTCCCGCACATTGCACTGGGGCTGTACCTCGGGGCTTCGGCGGTCGGTCTGGCCGCAGGTGCCGAAGGCGTCTACGCAATGATGGAACCGCGTCTGGCCCGACACCTACGGTTTGCCGGCATCCGCTTCGAGCAGGTGGGTGAGCCGATCAGCTTTCGCGGCCTGAGGGCGCCCTACTACATCTCGCGCAAAGCGCTGATGCGCTATCTGAGCCGACCGCTGCGCAGACTGCTGTTTGCTATCGCCGACGATATGCAGCTAGAAGTCTAA
- the prsT gene encoding XrtA/PEP-CTERM system TPR-repeat protein PrsT: MSRYVVLLLVMVSGLLAGCDRVTPDMLVTRAETAYLNKDYRKAVIDLKAALSEDGNNARARWLLGEVYLIIGDGPSAEKEFRHAGTLGVGDESVMPALMRALLAQEKYDEIVTTEVAPGMPPKATAEIAALQALAYLENNQLEEAKQSYAKAVANAPELPDVRFAQAKILTAENQRDQAMAIVDEITKQSPDYVPAWVLLGDLLGRNHKFAEAEAAYSKALANQVNPRNELVKRAFARLAQSKLEEAGQDADVLIKTSPKYQPGFYLSGLVAFQQGQLEQAGEHLERAVELSPNHLQSVFLLGVVETRMDHANQAQRNLEQVVHMQPGFAPARKLLAYWYLRDKKAREVESLVRPIVAARPKDLEAKNLLASALVLRGRSEEAARLLLEIAQSEEKSPEAQLRAGIGMMSAGDAETGLSLMKKAADLAPQDEVTATALISAYIEQKTGNEALAIAERYLAQKPNDHAAMNLMAATHYATGDQAQAVAGYKEVLQKDPANLKALQMLATIALQDEDYGGALAYAKQGLEAHPGDVDLLLVRAQVAAKNGNDAEVESTLRKAVEDNPSAPLPRANLARIYMLRGENQKALELLSDPAMDAHVELVRMRGEVNYRLQRFDEAQTDFEAVAAKSPEDIDLYRMLALIYDAQQDQAGLRRVLDAMMRLQPDDDQAFLAKARLLVLSGDTVGAERLLATRENLDQSSPLVLATRYAIARRSKDVEAEVSYAKQMFDQNPIAYHAALLNRSYLRAGDAESAKQVLVSWLDGHPSDVKLRVELANLLLQKNEIQQAVAHLRKVLEVDEANLFALNNLAWILTDQSPTEALGYAKKAYELEPESAPVMDTLALAYAQNDDRQNALRMIARAVDRAPDDPTYRLHRAQIRFQYGDVPGARSDVDGVLRQRNLADSLRAEASTLQQQIEQASN; the protein is encoded by the coding sequence ATGTCACGATACGTTGTGCTGCTTTTAGTAATGGTTAGTGGTTTGTTGGCCGGTTGCGATCGCGTCACGCCCGACATGTTGGTTACTCGGGCAGAAACGGCATATCTGAACAAAGACTATCGCAAGGCTGTGATCGACCTCAAAGCAGCGTTGAGCGAAGACGGTAACAACGCACGCGCCCGCTGGTTGCTCGGCGAGGTCTACCTGATCATAGGTGATGGCCCGTCCGCTGAAAAAGAATTCCGTCATGCCGGCACTCTTGGCGTAGGGGATGAAAGCGTCATGCCCGCCTTGATGCGCGCGCTGCTGGCGCAAGAAAAGTACGACGAGATCGTCACTACCGAGGTCGCGCCCGGCATGCCGCCGAAGGCGACCGCCGAGATTGCGGCCCTGCAGGCGCTGGCGTACCTGGAAAACAATCAGCTTGAAGAGGCCAAGCAATCGTATGCCAAGGCTGTTGCCAATGCGCCGGAGCTGCCCGACGTACGTTTTGCACAGGCAAAGATTCTGACGGCCGAGAACCAGCGCGATCAGGCGATGGCGATCGTCGACGAGATCACCAAGCAGTCTCCGGATTATGTCCCTGCGTGGGTGCTGCTGGGTGATTTGTTGGGCCGCAACCATAAATTCGCCGAAGCTGAGGCAGCGTATTCAAAGGCGCTCGCGAATCAGGTAAACCCACGCAACGAACTCGTCAAACGGGCCTTCGCGCGCTTGGCGCAGAGCAAATTGGAAGAGGCAGGTCAGGACGCCGACGTGTTGATCAAGACCTCTCCCAAGTACCAGCCGGGCTTTTACTTGTCGGGCCTGGTGGCGTTTCAACAGGGTCAGCTCGAGCAGGCCGGTGAGCATCTCGAACGGGCCGTTGAACTGTCGCCCAACCATCTCCAGTCGGTCTTCCTGTTGGGCGTTGTCGAGACGCGGATGGATCACGCCAACCAGGCGCAACGCAATCTCGAGCAAGTCGTCCATATGCAGCCGGGTTTTGCACCTGCCCGCAAACTACTGGCGTATTGGTATCTGCGCGACAAGAAAGCGCGCGAAGTCGAAAGTCTCGTCCGTCCCATCGTCGCCGCTCGTCCGAAAGACCTGGAGGCAAAGAACCTTCTGGCGAGCGCATTGGTGCTGAGAGGCCGTTCCGAGGAAGCGGCGAGACTGCTGCTGGAGATTGCACAATCGGAAGAAAAGTCGCCCGAAGCGCAATTGCGTGCCGGCATCGGCATGATGTCCGCCGGCGATGCAGAAACCGGTCTGTCCTTGATGAAGAAGGCAGCCGACCTGGCGCCTCAGGACGAAGTCACGGCTACCGCATTGATCTCGGCCTACATCGAACAAAAAACGGGCAACGAGGCGTTGGCAATCGCCGAACGCTATCTGGCGCAAAAGCCAAACGATCATGCGGCTATGAACCTGATGGCTGCCACGCACTATGCGACCGGCGACCAGGCGCAGGCTGTCGCAGGCTACAAGGAGGTCTTGCAGAAGGATCCGGCCAACCTCAAAGCGCTGCAGATGCTGGCGACAATCGCCTTGCAGGATGAAGACTATGGCGGCGCGCTGGCGTACGCCAAACAAGGACTCGAAGCCCATCCGGGAGACGTTGACTTGTTGCTGGTCCGTGCTCAGGTTGCGGCCAAGAACGGCAATGATGCCGAGGTTGAATCGACTTTGCGCAAAGCTGTGGAAGACAATCCCAGTGCACCCCTGCCCAGGGCTAATCTAGCGCGCATCTATATGTTGCGGGGTGAAAACCAAAAAGCACTGGAATTGCTTTCCGACCCGGCGATGGACGCCCATGTCGAACTGGTGCGCATGCGCGGTGAGGTCAACTATCGCCTCCAGCGCTTTGACGAAGCGCAAACGGATTTTGAGGCTGTCGCTGCAAAGTCGCCCGAAGACATCGATCTCTACCGCATGTTGGCCCTCATATACGATGCCCAGCAAGATCAGGCCGGGTTACGTCGGGTACTGGACGCCATGATGCGCCTGCAGCCGGATGATGATCAGGCTTTTCTGGCCAAAGCCAGGCTGTTGGTTCTATCCGGCGATACCGTGGGTGCCGAGCGTCTGCTGGCTACCCGCGAAAATCTCGATCAATCGTCGCCACTGGTGCTGGCGACCCGTTATGCCATAGCAAGACGTAGCAAGGATGTTGAAGCTGAAGTCAGCTACGCAAAGCAGATGTTCGATCAGAATCCCATTGCCTATCACGCGGCTTTGTTGAACCGATCTTATCTGCGTGCCGGAGACGCCGAATCGGCCAAGCAGGTGCTTGTGTCTTGGCTCGATGGCCATCCGAGCGACGTCAAACTGCGCGTCGAACTGGCCAACCTTCTGCTGCAGAAGAACGAGATCCAGCAGGCTGTCGCCCATCTGCGCAAGGTGCTGGAGGTTGACGAAGCCAACCTGTTCGCGCTCAACAACCTGGCATGGATACTGACCGACCAGTCGCCGACAGAGGCACTGGGATATGCGAAGAAGGCCTACGAACTCGAGCCGGAGTCAGCCCCGGTTATGGATACCTTGGCCTTGGCCTACGCCCAGAACGATGATCGCCAGAACGCCCTGCGCATGATCGCCAGGGCGGTCGACCGGGCGCCGGACGATCCCACCTATCGCCTGCACCGCGCACAGATACGCTTTCAGTATGGCGATGTTCCGGGTGCCCGTTCGGACGTCGACGGCGTGTTGCGGCAGCGCAACCTCGCTGACTCGCTCAGGGCCGAAGCGAGTACTTTGCAGCAGCAGATCGAACAGGCGTCGAACTGA
- a CDS encoding ThiF family adenylyltransferase, with product MPNFDYDVAFSRNIGWVTREEQARLKTMRVAVGGMGGVGGSHLVTLARMGIGNFNISDLDEFELANFNRQHGASMSTLGQPKVTTMGDVIRDINPDGDIRIFDQGVSDENLDDFLADCDLYMDSLDIFALDIRRKVFQACYDKGIPTITAAPMGMGTAFLIFLPGKMSFEQYFKLDGFEFEDQIIKFVIGVSPSVQQRHYLVDRSSVNFLKKKVPSTAMGIEIAAGVACSNAVKLLLNRGPIIHAPWGLHFDAYRNRMIKTWRPFGNNGPMQRFMFWYVKRLLKNN from the coding sequence ATGCCCAACTTTGACTACGATGTGGCGTTCTCACGCAACATCGGCTGGGTCACCCGTGAAGAACAGGCACGCTTGAAGACCATGCGTGTCGCTGTCGGTGGCATGGGAGGTGTCGGCGGAAGCCACCTCGTGACACTGGCCCGCATGGGCATCGGCAACTTCAACATTTCGGATCTCGACGAATTCGAGTTGGCGAACTTCAACCGCCAGCACGGCGCGTCGATGTCGACGCTCGGGCAGCCGAAAGTCACGACGATGGGGGACGTCATTCGCGATATCAATCCCGATGGCGATATCCGGATATTCGATCAAGGTGTCTCGGACGAGAATCTGGATGACTTTCTCGCCGACTGCGATCTCTATATGGATAGCCTGGATATCTTCGCCCTCGATATCCGGCGCAAGGTCTTCCAGGCGTGCTACGACAAGGGCATTCCGACCATCACCGCTGCCCCGATGGGTATGGGTACCGCATTTCTGATCTTTCTGCCCGGCAAAATGAGTTTCGAGCAGTACTTCAAGCTGGACGGTTTTGAGTTCGAAGACCAGATCATCAAGTTCGTTATCGGGGTATCACCGTCGGTACAGCAGCGCCACTACCTGGTCGACCGCTCGTCGGTCAATTTCCTGAAAAAGAAGGTACCTTCGACTGCCATGGGCATCGAGATCGCTGCCGGCGTGGCGTGCAGCAACGCCGTCAAACTGCTGTTGAATCGTGGCCCGATCATTCACGCCCCCTGGGGGCTGCATTTCGATGCCTACCGCAACCGCATGATCAAGACCTGGCGACCTTTCGGCAATAACGGGCCCATGCAGCGGTTTATGTTCTGGTACGTGAAACGTCTATTGAAGAACAACTGA